The following is a genomic window from Acidobacteriota bacterium.
CACTCTTCGAGGCCCACAAGAGGCGTGTTTATTCTTTATGCCTTCGCATGCTTGGCAATCCGACGGAAGCGGAAGATCTCACTCAAGAGGCATTTCTGCAGCTTTTTCGAAAAATTTCAACTTTCCGCGGCGAATCTGCGTTTTCCACCTGGCTGCATCGGCTGTCGGTGAATGTGGTTCTGATGCACCTGAGGAAAAAGGGGCTGAACCAGATCTCGCTGGACGAAACGGAGAATTCTCAGGGTGAACCGATCAAACGGGATTACGGCGACGATGATCGCCGTCTGGTCGGGTCCATTGATCGCATTGGGCTCAACCGCGCTATAACGGAGCTTCCTCCAGGTTACCGGACCGTGTTCATATTACACGACGTGGAAGGGTATGAACATAATGAGATCGCTGAAATCATGAATTGCTCCATTGGGAACTCAAAATCGCAACTCCACAAGGCTCGCCTGAAGTTGCGCGAGTGGTTTCAGCAGCACCAGAGGCCACCGGGAAGGCGTTCTCCTGCCCAAGTTGCCAGAGAGGCGAGGGAGGAGCAGTAAGGCCATGGCAGAAGATAAACAGAAGCAGACGGGGATTTTTGGATGCGAGGATTTTGACGTAAACCTGGCGGCGTACCTGGAGGGTGAAAGTAATCAAGAGGTGCGTCAGCACGCCAGGCAATGTTCTTCCTGCGGCTCGCTTCTGGACGACCTCGAATCGATCCGTGTTGCCGCGAAGGACCTGCCTCTGGAGTCTCCTTCTTCGCGCGTCTGGAGTAACATCAGGGTAGCGCTTGCCAACGAGGGTCTAATCCGTGAGCGGGAGAGCTTGTGGCGAAGGTGGATATCATCGATTTCGCTTGTTCCCCGCACAGCACCTGCGGCAGCCCTGGCATTTGCTCTGATGCTGGCGGTTATTTTGGTTTTCAAGGGTGACATCCAGAATAATGGGGACCGGAATCCGGCTTTAACTCAAGTGACTATTTCGAGCACGGGTTCGGCCGATCTGCTCGGTGTGCAATCGAACCTTGCGCGGACCGTGCAGACAATGGAAGAGAACTACAAGACCCATGAGGCGTTGCTGGACCCGTCGGTCAAAAAGGTTTATCGGGCTGGGCTGGCTTCACTGGACAATTCGATTCAAGAATGCCTTGATTCACTCCAGAAGCAACCGCACAATGCCCTAGTACGAGATTACCTGATGCAGGCCTACGCCCAGAAGGCGGAGGTTCTTGCATCAGCCCTGGAGTATGGCGGTCGGTAATTGGGAAAGGAAAGCCAACACTGTGCTGAGATTGAAAAGTTCCCGTATTAACAATGGCGCGAAGGCTGTCGGCGCGTTGTTGCTCATTCCCGCGGGGTTGCTGATGGCGCAGGGCTCCGGGCAGTCTGAAAGGACAATTTCAACGACCGCCACTCCCCGAGTTAACATTTCCAATCTTGCGGGCAAGGTGATGGTAAGAGGCTGGGACCGCTTACAGGTCCACGTGGCTTACACAATCGTATCTCCCAAGATCGCGGTAGACACGGAACAGATTCCGGTGCAAGGGCCTGCAGATAAGCTTCACTTTACTTCTTACCTGATTGATCGCTCTGAAGTTGTTCCGAACCCGGTCGTAGACTATGTTGTTCAGGTTCCTACTGGCGCCAGCCTGGATATCCATAATCCACAAGGGACCGTCAAGATTGAATCCATTAGAGGCGACACATCGGTCGACTCCCTCGGAGGCGCCATCTCGGTTGACGAGGCCGTCGGCCATTTGTCAATTCGCTCCGTGGGCGGCGACATCGAGGTTATCCGGTCCTCAGGCCGCGTCGAGGCCTATTCCATCAATGGCAATCTCCACTTTCTGAACCCCACTAGTACACGTCTTCGGGGGACGACCACATCAGGCACAATTGTATACGAGGGGGACTTTGCTCCTGGAGGCGATTACATCCTCTCGGATTATAGCGGCGACATTACGGTTGTTTGTCCCTCCAGCGCTTCCTTCGAGCTTGATGCCAAAACCGTGCGCGGTAAGCTGGACAATCAGTTTCCTCTAGTTCCGCGGGGACCCTCATCGCAGTCGTTTCATCCACCCGGAAACAGTATTTTTGGCACTCAGGGGAGCGGACAGGCCACATTAGAGGTAACCTCTTTCAGCGGCACTATCCACGTTCGTCAGCAATAACTGGCTACCCTAATAGTCGCGTTCTGTAAATTGCTCACGTCTAGGGCCTTAAACCTTCCTGACCTTCCCGTGAAGCTCATGAAATAGTCTCGCGTTCCCGCGCCTGCTGGAACGGGTTCAAGGGGTACGCAGTTGCGGAATCAGCAAACGGCCTCCTATAATTGCACACGAGGACTTTTTCCTGCAGTATGAACAATCACCAGCAAAAACTGATTTACCTGGTTGGTTTCATGGGAGCCGGCAAGTCTTCGGTGGGCACGGTTTTGGCGCAACGGATGGGATGGCCATTTGTAGATCTGGACACAGTGATCGAAGCAGGACAAGGGGCGACGATTCGTCAGATATTCGAGCATGCCGGCGAACCTTTCTTTCGCCAGGTAGAGCACGCTGCGTTGGTGGAAGTCGCAAAAAAGGCCCCAGCCGTCATCGCCCTAGGCGGGGGAACTTTCGTGCAGAGACCGAATTTCGACCTCATTCGGCAGACCCGCGGAGCAACCATCTGGCTGGACTGTCCAATCGAGGAGCTCTGGCAGCGATGTTCCGCTATGGACAATCGCCCTTTGTTCCGCGATCGGGAAAGCTTCTCTAAACTCTTTGAGCAGCGCCTCCCCTACTACCGGCAGTCAGAATTCAGAATTGCCACTGGAGGGCGATCTTCTGAAGAAATTGCGCAGGAAATTCTGCGCCTGGGATTGTTTTGAGTTTGGGAGAGGCGACCGTTGCCTCACAGGCCGGAGGTTTCGCTCCCTTGGATCTCTTGTCGAGGTTCTAGGCACGCGGCCTTGTACCCTATCCCTAAAATTGCAGCAAAGATCATGGCGTTGGCTGGGACTTGCAAATTGAAGTCGGTTATGCTGTGAATCAGCAACGCCACCGTACTCCCTGTGCAACCCAGAAGGACGGCGCTACGATAGCGCCGATGGTCCCTGAGAAAGGAAATGACCATCCGGGCCAGGAGATAAAAAATAGGGATGAAAAGAAGGCCGAAGCCAATTAGCCCCGTTTCCGATGCAAACTCCAGATAATCGTTATGGGTATGATCGACCGTTAAATTGACGAGATGGGTCTGGAAAGGGCGGAAGGCGTCTTCGTAAGTCCCCAGCCCCGTGCCCAGTATTGGATTATGGTGGACAAGTTGCAGCGTATCGCTCCACATCATACTCCGCCTTAACGTATCCGCGTATTCAGCTTGGCTCATATTCACAAATCGATGCAGAATGGATTCAGTCCCAATCCAAAGACTGAAAGCTACTGCTAGAACGATGAGCCCCGAGATCACGAGTCCCCAGGTCCTGCGCCGGGCCTTGAAAAGTGTCAGGACCGAGAGCGAAATCAACGCAAAAGATACCGAGAGGATGCCTCCACGAGAATTGGAAAAGACAACACCGACCACCATGATCACAGCCAGAAACAGATAAAAAACGATTCGGAACCCGACGGGGCTTTCACCGCTCGATCTTGTGGAGCCCGCGCGGCACTGCGAATTTGACCATATTTCATAAGAGTAGTATGCCGACGCGAAGGCGAACGGGAATGTTAGGTCCATTAACCCTGCAAAGTGATTGCGGTTGATATAGGTGCCGAACGCGACCCAGGAATCATAGGGGTTGGTCACGCCAAAGATCTTATTCCAGCCCAGGAGATACTGCAAAATTCCGTAACCTGCTTCAAAGCATCCCAGGGCAATCAAGGCCCCCAGAATTGCGCTTTTCCTCCTACCGGAATCAA
Proteins encoded in this region:
- a CDS encoding sigma-70 family RNA polymerase sigma factor; translation: MSPQKLAAPTAATETQLIARAQQGDEEAFAALFEAHKRRVYSLCLRMLGNPTEAEDLTQEAFLQLFRKISTFRGESAFSTWLHRLSVNVVLMHLRKKGLNQISLDETENSQGEPIKRDYGDDDRRLVGSIDRIGLNRAITELPPGYRTVFILHDVEGYEHNEIAEIMNCSIGNSKSQLHKARLKLREWFQQHQRPPGRRSPAQVAREAREEQ
- a CDS encoding zf-HC2 domain-containing protein — its product is MAEDKQKQTGIFGCEDFDVNLAAYLEGESNQEVRQHARQCSSCGSLLDDLESIRVAAKDLPLESPSSRVWSNIRVALANEGLIRERESLWRRWISSISLVPRTAPAAALAFALMLAVILVFKGDIQNNGDRNPALTQVTISSTGSADLLGVQSNLARTVQTMEENYKTHEALLDPSVKKVYRAGLASLDNSIQECLDSLQKQPHNALVRDYLMQAYAQKAEVLASALEYGGR
- a CDS encoding shikimate kinase, producing MNNHQQKLIYLVGFMGAGKSSVGTVLAQRMGWPFVDLDTVIEAGQGATIRQIFEHAGEPFFRQVEHAALVEVAKKAPAVIALGGGTFVQRPNFDLIRQTRGATIWLDCPIEELWQRCSAMDNRPLFRDRESFSKLFEQRLPYYRQSEFRIATGGRSSEEIAQEILRLGLF
- a CDS encoding O-antigen ligase domain-containing protein gives rise to the protein MLLPIKIEESRESNALMTRKLEIGLALILVGTSFAFGGVQPIAYSLAEIFVYFIFILLLWDQTRHGKVSMRLPIWPLLFVLWVALQLLPLPHSFLGAVSPAHRLIQPWLASIQQTSSWRALSISPAATLLGLFKVLAYIGVFILAVQLFDSGRRKSAILGALIALGCFEAGYGILQYLLGWNKIFGVTNPYDSWVAFGTYINRNHFAGLMDLTFPFAFASAYYSYEIWSNSQCRAGSTRSSGESPVGFRIVFYLFLAVIMVVGVVFSNSRGGILSVSFALISLSVLTLFKARRRTWGLVISGLIVLAVAFSLWIGTESILHRFVNMSQAEYADTLRRSMMWSDTLQLVHHNPILGTGLGTYEDAFRPFQTHLVNLTVDHTHNDYLEFASETGLIGFGLLFIPIFYLLARMVISFLRDHRRYRSAVLLGCTGSTVALLIHSITDFNLQVPANAMIFAAILGIGYKAACLEPRQEIQGSETSGL